In Hevea brasiliensis isolate MT/VB/25A 57/8 chromosome 13, ASM3005281v1, whole genome shotgun sequence, a single genomic region encodes these proteins:
- the LOC110657056 gene encoding zinc finger protein CONSTANS-LIKE 5: MGIEVETLKTLAGGWTVAARRCDYCKTAAAAAFCRADSAFLCLNCDTKIHAANKLVSRHERVWMCEVCEQAPAAISCKADAAALCIICDADIHSANPLARRHERVPVEPFFDSAESIVKSSPFNFLVPSDQNGGYHQQDDDMEGVSWLLPNPPDLNSKLCFENPEMKAAGDLFSPEMDPFLDMEFHQSHSGATDSVVPVQTKPAPIPVFNKEICYDVDLCRSKLSSFNYPSQSLSHSVSSSSLDVGVVPDGNSMSDISYSYGRNTSSSTDPGGSTPNQATQICGFDREARVMRYREKRKNRKFEKTIRYASRKAYAETRPRIKGRFAKRTEIESDMDRLFDHPSSVSFMPEAQYGVVPSF, translated from the exons atgggaatCGAAGTGGAGACCTTGAAGACCTTAGCCGGCGGATGGACAGTCGCCGCCAGGCGTTGCGACTACTGCAAAACGGCAGCTGCTGCTGCGTTTTGCCGAGCTGACTCCGCTTTCCTTTGTCTCAACTGCGACACCAAGATCCACGCCGCGAATAAGCTCGTGTCTAGACACGAGCGTGTGTGGATGTGCGAAGTTTGCGAGCAAGCACCAGCCGCCATTTCTTGTAAGGCTGACGCTGCCGCTCTCTGCATCATCTGCGATGCAGATATTCACTCGGCTAACCCTCTTGCTCGTCGTCACGAACGAGTCCCCGTCGAGCCTTTCTTCGACTCAGCTGAATcgattgttaaatcttcaccgTTTAATTTTCTAGTGCCCAGTGATCAAAATGGTGGATACCACCAGCAAGATGATGATATGGAGGGTGTTTCTTGGCTGTTGCCGAATCCTCCTGACCTGAATTCGAAATTATGCTTCGAAAATCCTGAAATGAAGGCCGCCGGAGATCTTTTTTCCCCTGAAATGGATCCGTTTCTTGATATGGAGTTTCATCAGAGCCATAGCGGTGCTACAGATAGCGTAGTACCTGTACAAACCAAACCGGCTCCAATTCCAGTCTTCAACAAGGAAATCTGCTACGACGTCGATTTATGTAGATCAAAGCTCTCTTCTTTCAACTACCCATCTCAGTCTCTTAGCCATAGC GTTTCTTCTTCATCGCTTGATGTAGGAGTGGTTCCAGACGGGAACTCTATGTCCGATATATCGTATTCTTATGGCCGAAACACAAGTTCTAGTACCGATCCAGGCGGTTCTACCCCAAATCAAGCAACACAAATATGTGGGTTTGATCGGGAAGCAAGGGTAATGAGGtacagagagaagaggaagaatcgGAAATTTGAAAAGACCATACGCTACGCTTCCCGCAAGGCATATGCAGAAACCAGACCCAGAATCAAAGGCCGGTTCGCGAAACGAACTGAAATTGAATCCGACATGGACCGCCTTTTTGACCATCCCTCGTCGGTATCTTTCATGCCCGAAGCTCAATACGGCGTCGTTCCGtctttttga